In a genomic window of Magnolia sinica isolate HGM2019 chromosome 16, MsV1, whole genome shotgun sequence:
- the LOC131229254 gene encoding fasciclin-like arabinogalactan protein 7, with protein sequence MELQMIFVVCTLVVLIGSSSVSAQSVGTPSPAPAPAPAFVNLTDLLTVAGPFHTFLSYLESTKVIDTFQSQANNTVEGITIFVPKDTAFSSLKKPSLANLTQEQLKSLILYHAVPHYYTLADFNNLSKAGPINTFAGGQFTLNFTDISGTVHLSTGWSNTKISSSVYTTNPVSLYQVDKVLLPEAIFGPPPPPAPAPAPAPDTTPTADSPSTGPTADGSSSKPKSTTSPSSSYKIGFGVLNYLVLAVSGSMMLFL encoded by the coding sequence ATGGAGCTTCAAATGATTTTCGTGGTTTGTACTCTAGTAGTTTTAATTGGTTCTTCTTCTGTAAGTGCACAAAGTGTTGGGACACCATCCCCTGCGCCTGCACCTGCACCAGCTTTTGTAAACCTCACTGACCTTCTCACGGTTGCCGGCCCTTTCCACACCTTCCTTAGCTACCTTGAATCAACCAAAGTCATCGACACCTTCCAAAGCCAAGCCAACAACACAGTAGAAGGCATAACGATCTTTGTACCGAAGGACACGGCCTTCTCTTCTCTCAAAAAGCCTTCCCTCGCCAACCTCACCCAAGAACAGCTCAAATCCCTCATCCTCTACCATGCAGTTCCCCATTACTACACTCTTGCCGACTTCAACAACCTCAGCAAAGCAGGCCCCATTAACACGTTCGCTGGAGGGCAGTTCACCTTGAATTTCACTGACATTTCAGGGACTGTACACCTCAGTACCGGGTGGTCAAACACAAAGATTAGCAGTAGTGTCTACACGACCAATCCGGTCTCATTGTATCAGGTTGACAAGGTTTTGCTCCCCGAAGCGATCTTTGGTCCCCCACCTCCTCCAGCACCGGCCCCAGCTCCAGCTCCTGACACTACGCCCACTGCTGATTCTCCTTCAACTGGGCCCACTGCAGATGGGTCTTCTTCCAAACCCAAATCCACtacttctccatcttcttcttataAGATCGGCTTCGGTGTCCTGAATTATTTGGTTTTGGCAGTTTCAGGCAGCATGATGTTATTCTTGTGA